One Roseimaritima multifibrata DNA window includes the following coding sequences:
- a CDS encoding pectate lyase, producing the protein MPTSRNRNAPLDKPSGCSDRDGDGGVKYDLQEIGSERRGGYTWYGTWGERVLASYARCPHRTGD; encoded by the coding sequence TTGCCCACCTCCCGGAATCGGAACGCACCCCTTGATAAACCTTCGGGCTGCAGCGACCGCGATGGCGATGGCGGGGTGAAATACGACCTCCAAGAGATCGGCAGCGAACGCCGCGGTGGTTATACGTGGTACGGAACCTGGGGTGAACGCGTTCTGGCAAGCTACGCAAGATGTCCACACCGGACGGGTGATTAG
- a CDS encoding GNAT family N-acetyltransferase: MIRKYEASDLNDLLETWAAASELAHPFLTQEFLASERENIPNVYLPIADTWVFESEGQVIGFIALIGNEIGAIFVHPSIQRTGVGTSLMEKAKALHEELEVEVFVSNTIGRGFYAKCGFTLMEEKLHEPTGQQVMRLNC; the protein is encoded by the coding sequence ATGATACGGAAATACGAAGCAAGTGACCTGAACGACCTACTGGAAACTTGGGCGGCCGCATCCGAGCTCGCTCATCCCTTCTTGACGCAAGAGTTCCTTGCATCGGAACGAGAGAACATACCCAACGTCTATCTTCCCATCGCCGACACATGGGTGTTCGAGAGCGAGGGTCAAGTCATTGGCTTCATTGCACTAATTGGCAACGAAATCGGTGCCATCTTCGTCCACCCCTCGATTCAGAGAACGGGAGTTGGTACGTCGCTGATGGAAAAGGCAAAAGCCCTACACGAAGAACTCGAAGTCGAAGTCTTTGTTTCAAACACGATTGGCCGTGGTTTTTATGCGAAGTGTGGATTCACACTGATGGAAGAGAAATTGCATGAACCGACAGGACAACAGGTGATGCGACTGAATTGCTGA
- a CDS encoding tyrosine-type recombinase/integrase, with the protein MALRDDAPLDAPVFSSRKKGHLCESAVWRVVKTATKRAGIPKEVSCHWFRHAHASHA; encoded by the coding sequence ATGGCTCTTCGTGATGATGCACCATTAGATGCACCCGTTTTTAGCAGCCGCAAGAAGGGACATCTCTGCGAGTCAGCCGTTTGGCGAGTTGTAAAAACGGCGACGAAACGTGCTGGGATTCCAAAGGAAGTAAGTTGCCATTGGTTTCGTCATGCACATGCGAGTCATGCCTAG
- a CDS encoding PEP-CTERM sorting domain-containing protein codes for MMRTIQLAVACVTVLIATAGQVQAGVILDFAGGSTMFGAGDYTVGFTFSVTAPVAVDGLAWWDEGGDGLNSPHEVGLWTGGGSLLASTFVSNGSTIEPSTSGFGNWLITDIATLNLGLGDYVIGGVQPNSTGGDLLRFPATATTISGIVFGVPIQHFGNGLTLTMPNFTGTGTGTTGIIGALGPNLRLSTAAVPEPSSLALFGIGACVACVGTARRRRREQKQLATT; via the coding sequence ATGATGCGAACAATTCAATTGGCGGTGGCGTGCGTGACGGTGCTGATCGCCACGGCGGGGCAGGTGCAGGCGGGGGTCATCCTTGATTTCGCCGGAGGCTCAACAATGTTTGGCGCCGGTGACTACACCGTCGGGTTCACATTCTCGGTCACTGCCCCGGTAGCGGTGGATGGATTGGCCTGGTGGGACGAGGGGGGGGATGGATTAAACAGCCCTCATGAAGTTGGGCTGTGGACAGGAGGTGGCTCTCTGCTTGCTTCTACCTTCGTTTCGAACGGATCAACCATCGAACCGTCAACCAGCGGATTCGGAAATTGGTTGATAACGGATATAGCGACTCTAAACTTAGGTTTGGGTGATTATGTAATCGGTGGTGTACAACCCAATTCGACCGGCGGTGACCTCCTCCGGTTCCCCGCAACAGCGACCACTATTAGTGGGATTGTCTTTGGTGTTCCCATTCAGCACTTCGGTAATGGGCTTACGTTAACTATGCCAAATTTCACAGGTACAGGTACAGGAACAACAGGAATAATTGGAGCGTTGGGACCAAACCTGCGTTTATCTACCGCAGCCGTTCCTGAACCCTCATCCCTCGCTTTGTTCGGCATCGGTGCTTGTGTCGCCTGTGTCGGTACCGCTCGTCGCCGCCGTCGTGAGCAGAAGCAACTCGCAACTACCTAA
- a CDS encoding GAF domain-containing protein, with protein sequence MYFFSICQEVSVWPQPKPSKRPQHVRTIDPDKTWIAGLVGMLTRYRGLFSLFSGKLIFAAAALKWMNWHAALTIVLVGAGLIACLWITRIFFLRYIRCSERLHAICHEFRDELPNLTDVKASKRARGDALQRVLNEFVNQIAAIYRHQFADDSTRCALRLLDQSGENFTTVARSTGFEKSRKTNSEPVPVSAGLAKAIREKDAQGVFLIPDIPTAIEDEIWHPTKTDGLPDVKFLMVAPVNVVDRKQKQTVGILYVSSLKRRFSGPDTLSMKAFSDYLGTVLAVVADADSRMQKRGKAK encoded by the coding sequence GTGTATTTTTTTTCAATTTGCCAGGAGGTTTCCGTGTGGCCGCAGCCTAAACCAAGTAAGCGCCCCCAGCATGTTCGAACTATTGATCCTGACAAGACCTGGATCGCGGGTTTAGTGGGTATGCTCACTCGCTACCGTGGATTGTTCAGCTTATTTTCTGGTAAGTTGATTTTTGCCGCTGCGGCATTGAAATGGATGAATTGGCATGCGGCCCTAACAATCGTACTGGTGGGGGCAGGCTTAATTGCGTGCCTATGGATTACTCGCATCTTCTTCCTTCGTTACATTCGATGCAGCGAACGCTTACATGCGATTTGCCACGAGTTTCGAGATGAACTGCCGAATTTGACGGATGTCAAAGCGTCCAAAAGAGCTCGCGGTGACGCGTTGCAGCGAGTTCTAAATGAATTTGTAAACCAAATTGCGGCAATATATCGGCACCAGTTTGCGGATGACTCGACTCGGTGCGCGCTGCGATTACTTGACCAAAGTGGCGAGAATTTCACGACCGTGGCGAGGTCAACAGGATTTGAAAAATCCCGAAAGACTAACTCGGAACCGGTTCCCGTCAGCGCAGGTTTAGCAAAGGCAATTAGGGAGAAGGACGCTCAGGGCGTCTTCCTGATCCCCGATATACCGACCGCGATCGAAGATGAAATATGGCATCCAACGAAGACAGATGGGCTGCCGGATGTAAAGTTTTTGATGGTCGCACCGGTTAACGTAGTGGATAGAAAGCAAAAGCAAACTGTCGGTATTTTGTACGTTAGTTCGCTAAAGAGAAGGTTTTCCGGCCCCGATACGCTTTCAATGAAAGCGTTCTCGGACTATCTTGGTACCGTGCTTGCTGTTGTTGCTGATGCGGATTCGAGGATGCAAAAACGTGGAAAAGCTAAATGA
- the hsdR gene encoding type I restriction-modification system endonuclease — translation MAHPDASAPRSPNFHFLTKVDPLLADLGLRAERYALEDPVTAIMKVRQLGELLAQSVAAKYGIDTTVDSRPKDQRTLLDELFRSRALPADINNLFHEIRKEGNQAIHAIKGDQGRAITVLRYARQAAVWFFRTHFDRAAKLGPFVPPLPKSDTSDELKREIARLEKEYENASAALERLKDQAADEQQLRQLAEDDRKRAFQDLDAAMSLVEEEFSATQARITELENRLAETSQTAKPTQSETQQMVETGQQVADEVLSEADTRELIDIQLREAGWIVDSKNLRYSKGTRPQKNKNTAIAEWPTSSGPADYVLFIGLAPVAIVEAKRKNIDVAGAIAQARRYSGDFVIQGTDIVSPGGPWGDCKVPFLFSTNGRGYLKQLKTKSGVWFLDSRRSTNLPRPLVSWYTPEGLGQLLSQDIDEAEQRLQVESTGYLPLRFYQEEAVKAVERAISDGEREMLLAMATGTGKTRTCIGICYRLIKAKRFRRILFLVDRTSLGEQTSDALHDLRIENNQTFADIYDVKELGDLTPDQDTKFHIATIQAMVKRVLGSDDTVSALPVDQYDCIVVDECHRGYSLDQELSDSELGFRDETDYISKYSRILEYFDAVKIGLTATPAVHTTEIFGGTSGMPIYQYSYRQAVLDGYLVDHEPPLQIKTRLAQDGIQFQVNEEVAVYDNQKQQLELFNTPDEIVLEIDSFNRKVVNENFNRVICRELAKHIDPSLPGKTLVFCVSDMHADMVVSELNAAFKEQYGEIENQAVLKITGKAHKPLQLIRRFKNERYPSVVVTVDLLTTGIDVPEICNLVFLRRVRSRILYDQMLGRGTRLCSSLHGLNDDKSCFHIFDCVELYSSLKSYTDMQAVVTNPNISFSQLLDELASVTTDEHRQTIKEQLIAKLQRKKRSLKGSRAQVLEEKSGKNPESLIEQIQKATPDEIVEWFADKTNVVEFLDQKAGGGGTRFFVSEHEDEVVSVESGFGKGNQRPKDYLEEFREFVTGHQNDIAAIKLCATRPRDLTRQTLKELQIELDKQGFSETRLRVAWRETKNVEIAATIIGYIRNAILQAPLEPFEDRVNKAMTALLTSRQWTQPQRKWLDRIGKQFKENTLVDRDAFNQGQFREHGGFDRLNKVFDGKLVELLGQITDEIWGLAA, via the coding sequence ATGGCACACCCTGACGCATCCGCTCCACGTTCGCCCAACTTTCATTTCCTCACAAAAGTCGATCCGCTCTTGGCCGATTTGGGCTTAAGGGCCGAGCGGTATGCGCTAGAAGACCCAGTGACGGCCATTATGAAGGTGCGGCAGCTGGGTGAGTTGTTGGCCCAGTCCGTGGCGGCAAAATATGGCATCGACACGACCGTCGATTCGCGTCCCAAGGATCAACGTACGCTCCTTGACGAGTTGTTCCGGTCCCGCGCGTTGCCAGCAGACATCAACAACCTCTTTCACGAGATCCGGAAAGAGGGCAACCAAGCCATTCATGCAATCAAAGGAGACCAGGGGCGGGCGATCACGGTCCTGCGTTACGCCCGGCAGGCGGCCGTATGGTTTTTTCGAACGCACTTCGACCGTGCGGCTAAGCTTGGACCGTTTGTGCCGCCACTGCCGAAATCGGACACGTCCGATGAATTGAAACGTGAAATCGCTCGGCTGGAAAAGGAGTACGAAAATGCTTCGGCCGCTCTGGAGCGTTTGAAAGACCAAGCTGCGGACGAACAGCAATTACGCCAGCTAGCCGAGGATGACCGCAAGCGAGCCTTTCAGGATCTCGATGCCGCGATGTCACTCGTTGAAGAGGAATTCTCGGCTACGCAGGCACGGATCACGGAACTGGAGAACCGACTGGCCGAGACTTCTCAGACAGCCAAGCCGACTCAGTCTGAAACCCAACAGATGGTCGAAACCGGCCAGCAAGTGGCCGACGAAGTGCTCTCGGAGGCAGACACTCGAGAGCTGATCGACATTCAACTACGAGAGGCCGGTTGGATCGTTGATTCCAAAAACCTTCGCTACAGCAAAGGAACACGCCCGCAAAAGAATAAAAACACCGCCATCGCGGAGTGGCCCACGTCCAGCGGCCCGGCGGACTACGTGCTGTTCATCGGTTTGGCCCCAGTCGCCATCGTCGAAGCGAAACGGAAAAACATCGACGTTGCTGGCGCTATCGCTCAAGCCAGACGATACAGCGGGGACTTCGTCATTCAGGGCACTGACATCGTGTCACCTGGCGGACCTTGGGGAGACTGTAAAGTCCCATTCCTGTTCTCGACGAACGGGCGTGGCTATCTGAAACAACTCAAAACCAAGAGTGGCGTCTGGTTCCTCGATTCACGACGCTCCACCAATCTCCCGCGTCCATTGGTCAGTTGGTACACCCCGGAGGGTTTGGGGCAACTGCTCTCTCAGGACATCGACGAAGCCGAGCAACGGCTGCAGGTGGAATCTACCGGGTACCTTCCGCTTCGCTTCTACCAAGAAGAGGCCGTCAAGGCAGTCGAGAGGGCCATTTCCGACGGCGAACGAGAAATGCTGCTCGCGATGGCAACCGGTACGGGCAAAACGAGGACGTGCATAGGCATCTGCTATCGACTGATCAAAGCCAAGCGTTTTCGACGAATCCTGTTTCTTGTCGACCGAACCAGCCTGGGCGAACAAACGTCCGACGCGCTCCATGATCTGCGCATAGAGAACAATCAGACATTCGCGGACATCTACGACGTGAAGGAACTGGGGGACCTAACCCCCGACCAAGACACCAAATTCCATATCGCCACTATCCAAGCGATGGTCAAACGGGTCTTGGGATCTGATGACACGGTGTCAGCTTTACCAGTGGACCAATACGACTGCATCGTCGTTGACGAATGCCACCGGGGCTATAGCCTCGATCAGGAACTAAGCGACAGCGAACTCGGCTTCCGTGACGAAACGGACTACATCTCGAAGTACTCCCGTATCCTTGAGTACTTCGATGCCGTCAAAATCGGGCTGACGGCGACCCCGGCTGTCCACACGACCGAAATCTTCGGTGGCACCAGCGGCATGCCGATCTACCAATACAGCTATCGACAAGCGGTTCTCGATGGCTATCTGGTGGATCACGAACCACCGCTGCAGATCAAAACCAGGTTGGCGCAGGATGGCATTCAGTTCCAAGTCAACGAAGAGGTCGCCGTCTATGACAACCAAAAACAGCAGCTTGAACTATTCAATACCCCCGATGAAATCGTCCTAGAAATCGACAGTTTCAATCGCAAAGTCGTCAACGAGAACTTCAACCGGGTGATCTGTAGGGAACTTGCCAAGCACATCGACCCCAGCTTGCCTGGAAAAACGCTTGTCTTCTGCGTTAGCGACATGCATGCAGATATGGTCGTTTCGGAACTGAATGCTGCTTTCAAGGAGCAGTATGGCGAAATTGAAAACCAAGCTGTTTTAAAGATCACCGGCAAGGCCCATAAACCGCTCCAGTTGATCCGCCGGTTCAAAAACGAACGGTATCCAAGTGTCGTCGTGACAGTCGATTTGCTGACCACCGGGATCGACGTTCCCGAGATTTGCAATCTTGTCTTCCTACGACGCGTCCGGAGTCGTATTCTCTACGACCAAATGCTCGGACGAGGCACAAGGCTTTGCTCTAGCCTTCACGGGCTCAACGATGATAAATCCTGCTTTCATATCTTCGACTGCGTCGAACTCTATTCGTCGCTGAAGTCTTACACCGATATGCAGGCAGTCGTCACGAATCCCAACATATCGTTCAGCCAACTGCTGGACGAACTGGCCAGCGTCACCACTGACGAGCATCGTCAAACCATTAAAGAACAATTGATCGCCAAACTTCAACGAAAAAAACGGTCCCTGAAAGGCAGCAGGGCGCAGGTTTTAGAAGAAAAATCGGGCAAGAACCCCGAATCGTTGATCGAGCAGATTCAAAAGGCAACGCCCGATGAAATCGTGGAATGGTTTGCCGACAAAACCAACGTGGTCGAATTCCTCGACCAGAAGGCAGGCGGGGGCGGTACCCGTTTCTTCGTTTCCGAGCACGAAGATGAAGTCGTGTCAGTCGAATCAGGCTTCGGCAAAGGCAACCAGCGGCCCAAAGACTACCTGGAAGAGTTTCGCGAATTCGTCACGGGGCACCAAAATGACATCGCGGCAATCAAGCTGTGTGCGACCCGCCCCAGGGACCTGACACGGCAAACCCTCAAAGAACTGCAGATCGAACTCGACAAGCAGGGTTTCAGCGAAACGCGTTTACGGGTTGCCTGGCGAGAAACCAAAAATGTCGAAATTGCCGCGACGATCATCGGCTACATCCGAAACGCGATTCTTCAGGCCCCGCTGGAGCCCTTCGAAGATCGTGTCAACAAAGCCATGACCGCGTTGCTGACATCGCGTCAGTGGACTCAGCCGCAACGAAAATGGCTCGATCGGATCGGCAAGCAGTTCAAAGAGAACACGCTTGTAGACCGAGACGCATTCAATCAAGGGCAATTCAGAGAACACGGGGGCTTTGATCGCCTGAACAAGGTTTTCGACGGTAAACTCGTCGAATTACTCGGCCAGATCACCGATGAGATCTGGGGGCTTGCTGCCTAG
- a CDS encoding class I SAM-dependent DNA methyltransferase, with the protein MNTQEIVAKLWSMCHVLRDDGITYQAYVTELTYLLFLKMMKETGQESQLPSGYRWDDLHSREGVEQLNFYRELLVHLGTQPTGRVQAIFNNANSSLKKPKNLLKLVTDIDALDWYSARTEGLGDLYEGLLEKNASEKKSGAGQYFTPRPLIECMVNCIKPQPGEIIQDPAAGTGGFLTHADRYIKANTDDLFDLDEQQQHFQKHDAYHAVELVDDTQRLFLMNVMLHGMDGNYVSGDTMGSAGQQLPDADLILSNPPFGTKKGGGITRDDFTYPTSNKQLCFLQHIYRGLKPGGRAAVVLPDNVLFEEGVGTRIRVDLMDKCNLHTILRLPTGIFYAQGVKTNVLFFTRGQTDTGNTKKTWIYDLRTNVPVFGKRTPLTLGHFTEFEKCYGKKADGSSKRTEKTGGKKICPAINKDDTIDEGENSRFRLFTRDFVRERGDNLDISWLKDDSGGGSGDELAEPAEIAAMIRERLSGALAEMDALTELLEPTK; encoded by the coding sequence ATGAATACCCAAGAAATTGTCGCCAAGCTCTGGAGCATGTGCCACGTCCTCCGCGACGATGGCATCACCTATCAGGCCTACGTCACCGAACTGACGTACCTGCTGTTTTTGAAAATGATGAAGGAGACTGGCCAGGAAAGCCAACTTCCCAGTGGTTATCGCTGGGACGACCTCCACAGTCGCGAAGGGGTCGAGCAACTGAACTTCTACCGTGAACTGTTGGTTCATCTTGGCACTCAGCCCACCGGACGTGTTCAGGCCATCTTCAACAATGCCAACTCGTCACTGAAGAAGCCCAAGAACCTTCTTAAACTTGTCACCGACATCGATGCATTGGATTGGTACAGCGCCCGAACCGAGGGACTGGGCGACCTGTACGAAGGATTGCTGGAAAAGAACGCCAGCGAGAAGAAATCGGGCGCAGGCCAGTACTTCACGCCGCGGCCCCTGATCGAGTGCATGGTCAACTGCATCAAACCTCAGCCGGGCGAGATCATTCAGGATCCGGCGGCCGGCACTGGCGGCTTCTTGACTCACGCGGACCGCTACATCAAAGCGAACACCGACGACCTGTTTGACCTGGACGAGCAGCAGCAGCATTTCCAGAAGCACGACGCGTATCACGCCGTCGAACTGGTCGACGACACTCAGCGTCTGTTCCTAATGAACGTCATGTTGCATGGCATGGATGGGAACTACGTCTCCGGCGACACCATGGGCTCGGCCGGTCAGCAACTCCCTGACGCCGACCTGATCCTCTCGAACCCTCCTTTCGGCACCAAGAAAGGTGGTGGGATCACGCGAGACGACTTCACCTACCCGACCAGCAACAAACAACTCTGCTTCCTCCAGCATATCTATCGCGGTCTAAAGCCGGGAGGTCGTGCGGCAGTCGTCCTGCCGGACAACGTGCTGTTCGAGGAAGGCGTGGGCACGAGAATCCGCGTTGACCTGATGGACAAATGCAACCTGCACACAATCCTTCGGCTCCCGACCGGCATTTTTTACGCGCAGGGCGTGAAGACGAACGTGCTGTTCTTCACACGGGGCCAAACCGACACTGGCAACACGAAGAAAACCTGGATCTATGACCTGCGGACTAACGTCCCCGTCTTCGGCAAGCGGACACCCCTGACACTGGGTCACTTCACCGAGTTCGAGAAGTGCTACGGCAAGAAAGCGGACGGCAGCAGCAAGCGAACCGAGAAGACCGGCGGAAAGAAAATTTGCCCCGCCATCAATAAAGACGACACGATCGACGAAGGCGAAAACAGTCGTTTTCGACTCTTCACGCGAGACTTCGTGCGAGAACGAGGCGACAACTTGGACATCAGTTGGCTGAAGGACGACAGCGGCGGCGGTTCGGGCGATGAGCTTGCCGAGCCAGCCGAGATCGCAGCAATGATCCGCGAACGCCTGAGCGGGGCGCTCGCCGAGATGGACGCCCTGACCGAACTGTTGGAGCCAACCAAATGA
- a CDS encoding restriction endonuclease subunit S has product MSHLNDEVLSPSNSVEVARNGAKGASGDALPDGWEWATLKEIVKSITYGHTASACHEPVGPRFLRITDIQGGGVDWSSVPYCECDEVKKYGLKNGDIVIARTGATTGKNFLIGDLGEPSVFASYLIRLETLEDFSAEFLSKFMQTPYYWQQITTVSKGSAQPGANATILSKLAIPVAPLAEQSRIVSAIESLQSRSSRARELLSEVGPLIGQLRQSVLRDAFSGKLTADWRRQNPAPSGETARELLLRIRTERKERWQSEQLAKYEAKGKQPPKNWQDKYKEPDPVDESDLPELPDGWCWARFEEVLEELRNGLSPKPKETPPGIPILRINSVRARTVTLDEVRYLDGAEESLPVYRLRDGDLLFTRYNGSIDLLGVCGMVRDLNEKELLYPDKLMRVRFGHDLILPEFIELYFAAPDARNRVTEKAKTTSGQQGVSGGDIKGQPIAIAPVEEQREVVRRVCEMMERINELENGLASIESSLTELDQSILSKAFRGELVPQDPSDEPASELLARIRKQRQATKTKPN; this is encoded by the coding sequence ATGAGCCACCTGAATGATGAAGTATTGTCACCAAGCAATTCGGTCGAGGTCGCACGAAACGGCGCTAAGGGTGCCAGTGGAGATGCGTTGCCGGATGGCTGGGAGTGGGCGACATTGAAAGAGATCGTTAAGTCGATCACGTATGGCCATACCGCGTCGGCCTGCCATGAGCCAGTCGGCCCTCGTTTCTTGCGAATCACAGACATTCAGGGTGGTGGAGTTGACTGGAGCTCTGTGCCCTACTGCGAATGTGACGAGGTTAAAAAGTACGGGTTAAAGAACGGTGACATTGTGATCGCCCGAACAGGAGCTACGACAGGAAAGAATTTTCTTATTGGCGACCTCGGCGAACCGAGTGTTTTTGCCTCCTACCTGATTCGTCTTGAGACATTGGAAGATTTCTCAGCGGAGTTTCTCAGCAAATTCATGCAGACGCCGTACTATTGGCAACAAATAACGACGGTCAGCAAAGGGTCTGCTCAACCTGGCGCGAATGCGACAATCCTCTCTAAGTTAGCGATTCCCGTTGCCCCTCTCGCCGAACAGTCACGGATCGTATCGGCGATCGAGTCGCTTCAATCGCGTAGTTCGCGAGCTCGGGAATTGCTTTCGGAAGTCGGGCCGCTGATCGGTCAGCTTCGTCAGAGTGTGCTGCGAGATGCTTTCAGTGGGAAGCTGACTGCCGACTGGCGGCGGCAGAATCCCGCCCCCTCCGGTGAAACGGCCCGCGAACTTCTCCTCCGCATCCGCACCGAGCGAAAAGAACGCTGGCAATCCGAGCAGCTAGCCAAGTACGAAGCCAAAGGCAAACAGCCCCCCAAAAACTGGCAGGACAAGTACAAAGAACCCGATCCAGTAGATGAGTCAGATCTGCCTGAACTGCCGGACGGTTGGTGCTGGGCGCGGTTTGAAGAAGTCCTCGAAGAACTACGTAATGGTCTGTCACCCAAGCCAAAAGAAACTCCGCCGGGGATTCCAATCCTCCGTATCAACAGCGTCCGGGCAAGAACCGTCACGCTCGATGAAGTCCGGTACCTCGACGGAGCGGAGGAATCACTCCCAGTGTACCGACTTCGGGACGGGGACCTGCTTTTCACCCGTTACAACGGAAGCATCGACTTGCTCGGAGTCTGCGGGATGGTGCGCGACCTAAACGAAAAAGAACTGCTCTATCCGGACAAACTTATGCGGGTGCGATTTGGACACGATCTAATCCTGCCTGAGTTCATCGAGCTTTATTTCGCGGCTCCCGATGCCCGCAACCGAGTTACCGAAAAGGCAAAGACTACTTCCGGCCAACAAGGCGTTTCCGGCGGCGACATCAAGGGGCAACCGATTGCGATCGCACCAGTTGAGGAACAGCGAGAGGTCGTTCGGCGAGTTTGCGAAATGATGGAACGCATAAACGAGTTGGAGAATGGTTTAGCCTCAATTGAATCGTCGCTGACGGAACTGGATCAATCCATCCTCTCGAAAGCGTTCCGCGGCGAGTTGGTCCCGCAGGACCCGAGTGACGAACCGGCCTCCGAACTCCTCGCCCGCATCCGCAAACAACGCCAAGCCACCAAAACCAAACCCAACTGA
- a CDS encoding helix-turn-helix domain-containing protein yields the protein MRSTSAIQPQLLSEHDAAKWLGICQRTLWGLRATGEIPHVRLGRAIRYDVADLLQFVAQNKKRGVDHE from the coding sequence ATGCGTAGCACTTCTGCAATTCAGCCGCAGTTACTCAGCGAACATGATGCGGCGAAATGGCTGGGCATCTGTCAACGGACGCTCTGGGGACTTAGGGCAACCGGCGAGATTCCGCACGTCCGGTTAGGCCGAGCGATCCGCTACGACGTGGCGGACCTATTGCAATTCGTGGCCCAAAACAAAAAAAGGGGTGTCGATCATGAATGA
- a CDS encoding ParB N-terminal domain-containing protein, which yields MNDRAKVETLPPTSTIALSSLVVDERFQSRATMDPDAIAEYVEAIRTKKCWPFPPIKVVSQFVVDGFHRVEAAKQVIADTAAPAVLRKSLQSISCERVPVETVSDDVPAVALRHALAANQTHGLKRTSEDKRRSVELAIRQWPDESNRAIAKLTGTSHTFVATVRGYPEVATLPPSESLCLAIQALSVGQGLECFHYDDQGELIGNTVIAYLNPDDPFHCFQVADWNGRQIAFSQWGSINRVLWALRQLRSELEAMEFELTENARPLMEMAYKRWRATSPNKSREAGT from the coding sequence ATGAATGATCGAGCAAAAGTGGAAACGTTGCCACCCACCTCAACGATAGCTCTATCATCGCTTGTGGTTGACGAACGCTTTCAGTCGCGTGCAACGATGGACCCCGACGCGATCGCTGAGTACGTCGAGGCGATACGCACGAAGAAATGCTGGCCGTTCCCACCGATCAAAGTGGTTTCCCAGTTCGTCGTCGATGGGTTCCATCGTGTCGAAGCGGCCAAGCAGGTAATCGCTGACACGGCGGCACCGGCAGTGCTACGCAAGTCGCTGCAGAGCATTTCGTGCGAGCGTGTACCCGTCGAGACAGTAAGCGACGACGTGCCCGCCGTGGCCTTGCGTCATGCATTAGCAGCGAACCAGACGCATGGGTTGAAGCGAACCAGCGAAGATAAGCGACGATCGGTTGAATTGGCGATTAGGCAATGGCCCGACGAATCGAACCGCGCGATTGCCAAGCTGACAGGGACGAGCCACACGTTTGTTGCGACCGTGCGCGGTTATCCGGAAGTGGCAACGTTGCCACCCTCAGAATCGCTGTGTCTTGCAATTCAAGCGCTCAGTGTGGGCCAAGGTCTGGAATGTTTTCATTACGACGACCAAGGCGAACTAATTGGGAACACCGTGATTGCTTACTTAAATCCAGACGATCCCTTTCATTGCTTCCAGGTCGCCGACTGGAACGGCCGACAAATTGCCTTTTCCCAATGGGGAAGCATTAATCGCGTACTTTGGGCGTTACGTCAACTGCGGTCTGAGCTAGAGGCAATGGAATTTGAACTCACGGAAAACGCCAGACCGTTGATGGAAATGGCGTACAAAAGATGGCGGGCCACATCACCCAACAAAAGTCGGGAGGCCGGCACATGA